The DNA window AGTGATTCCGGAAATAAGTGAAGATTTTTGGCTGGTACTTTTACAAATTCCGCCATGGCTCCGTTTACCCCGCTGCCGATGGAGAGCTTTTCCTCACATAGATTAATATTGCCCGTCTTGCAGAAACAGCAGTTTCCACAAGTATAATAATACGTCTCACTTACTACTTTGTCACCTGTTTTCCAGCCTTTTACATTTTCTCCCACTTCCTCAATCACCCCGGATACCTCGTGTCCTAAAATGACGGGAGGCTTGACCGGATAACTGTTGTCTTTCAGTATGTGAAGGTCCGTCCCACAAATTCCTGCCCCCATTACCTTTATCAAAACTTCGTCGGGCGAGATTTTTGGTTTCTCCACTTCCATAACCTTAACATTCAAAGCCCCAAGCTCAAATTTGACAAGCGCTTTCATGATTTTCCTCCTGTTTTCTCTGCATTATTATTTTCTTATTGCCATTCTTTTTCTCTGCTCTGCTGTTTTCTCTTCATTGCTTTTTTCACTGCCTCTATTATATTTTCAGACTTCAGCCCGAACCGGCCGGCCAGATAATCTAAATCTCCCACTTCACCGAACTGGTCCTGCACGCCTATCATCTCTATCGGCACAGGACTGTGCTTTACCACTGTCTCGGCCACTGCTGAGCCCAGCCCATTTATCACATTATGGTTCTCGGCCGTGACGATGGCTCCTGTCTCCTTCGCAGCGTTAACAATTGTCTCTTCATCTACCGGCTTCCAGGTAAACATATCTATAACACGTATGTAAACCCCTTCTCTCTCCAGCTCCTCCGCCGCTTTAAGCGCCTGCGCAACGCAGTATCCGCTGGCTATTACCGTCGCATCTCTTCCTTCTCTCAATATAACGGCTTTCCCTATCTCAAACTCTGAACCTGCCTCATATATCTTCATACATGATTTCCGTACCAGACGCATATAGTACATCCCGTAATTTTCTTTCATCTGCCGCATTACGGAACGGAGCATCGTAATATCAGTCGGCTCCACAATGGTCATCTGCGGAATTCCTCTCATAATCCCCATGTCCTCAAACGGCATATGAGTGCCTCCGTTGATCTGAGCCGTTATGCCGGGGTCGGAACCGACCAGTTTAACGTTCAGCTTTGCGTAAGCTCCGGACATAAATACCTGATCACATGCTCTCCGGCTGATAAACGGGCCAAATGAGTGGACAAATGGAATTTTCCCTACCGCAGACATACCGGCGGCTACTCCGACCGCATTTGCCTCCTGGATTCCACAGTCAAGAGTCTGTTCCGGGAATTCGCCGGCAAATGGCTTCGTTCCCATAGCTCCCATCAGATCCCCGTCCATAACTATAACATTCCTGTCCTCTCCGGCCAATTCTATCAGACTTTCACAGAATGCTTTTCTCATTTCCATTGACTCCGGACAAATATTATCTGTTGTCTTTATCATAATAAGCCCTCCTCAATTTTCTCGTAATCAGACTGCATCTCAGCCAAAGCTGCCTTAAGCTGCTCCGGTGACACAGTAGGGCAATGGCCGTTAATGCCTCCCGCTATTTCACTCCATCCATGGCCCTTTTCCGTCTCTAATACAATCATGGAAGGACGGCCGTTCTGTGACTTTGCCTTTTCGATTGCATTCTGTATTTCATTGACGTCATGACCGTTTACATCCTGGGCAAACCAGCCGAAGGATTCAAATTTAGCTTTAATATCTCCCAATGAACAGATATCATCTGTATACCCGTCCAACTGGATATGATTATAGTCCACAAACGCAATCAGATTGGAAAGTTTTCGCTGGGCTGCAAAAAGCGCCATTTCCCACACCTGGCCTTCCTGTATTTCACCATCACCCAGAATCAGGAAAACCTTATTCTCTCTGCCGTCCAGTTTCATTCCATAAGCCACTCCGGCTGCTGTAGATGCTCCCTGTCCCAAAGAGCCTGTCGTCATATCAATTCCTGTCGTAAGATTCCTGTCACAATGGCTTGGAAGGTGTGTACCAGGCCTGTTAAGCGTCATCAATTCACTTTCCGGAAAATAACCTTTAAGAGCCAGTGCTGAATAAATAGCCGGACCGGCATGTCCTTTGGAACAAACCAGCCAGTCCCTCTCCTCCCATTCTGGATTTTTACTGTCAAATTTCATCTCTTTACCGTAAAGCACTGCCAGCAAATCCGCTATGGATAAAGAGCCGCCCACATGTCCTACTCCCAGGGAGCCGATCGTTTTCATCGTATACATCTGGATTGTTTTCGAAAAAAGTTTTAACTCTTTTGCCTCTTTCTCATTTAACATATTCCTTTCTCCTTACTTCCCTATGCTTTCAACATTTTATTTAATTATTTAAACTTTATAAAGTTGTTTTATATTTAATATAATATCTGCAAATAATATAAATTTCAATTGGCGTTTTTAACAAATATAAAGCCTTATTTTTGGTAATAAAGTTTTTATATACTTTATAAAGTTATTTATATTTTATAAAAATCTCATTTTATTATTGAACTAATGGGAATTTTAATATATAATAGATATATCATTTATTCGATTATCTGTTTGAAAATAAAATAAGGAGGGGGAGAATTGATGAAAACACAATCTTCTGCCAGTTTGACAGAACCTGTATATGACCATATATTAAACCTTATCTTAAATATGGAACTGAAACCAGGGGATCGCATCCCGGAGGTCGCCATCGCACAGGAATTGGGTGTCAGCCGTACTCCCGTAAGAAATGCTCTAAAACAGCTTGAAAATGAGGGGCTTGTAGTAATTTATCCCAACCGTTTTGTACAGGTCGCTACCTATGACGATGAGATGATCCAGAATTTGGGAATTATGCGGATCGCGGTGGATTCCATGGCTGTCCGCCTTGCAATTTTCCGTGGAAGTAATGAAGATTTTCACCGTCTCAGAACTCTGGCAGAGAAATGTTGTATGATAGACGAGAACGCCGGACGTCTGGAACGGATACGCAATGATTACCTTTTCCACCTGCAGCTCAGTATTATTGCCAGGAATCCTGTCCTGGAAAAATATCAGTCACAGTTTCTCCGGCAGATGGAGGTAATGCTCTCATACCGTTTTGTTGAAGCTATGACTGCCAGCGTCACTCACCTGATGATCGCCGACGCCATCGAGGCTCGGGATGAAGAGCTGGCTGTGAGGCTGACTGCGACCCATCTCGCGGAATTCTACCACCTGAAAGAAAACTTTCCGTTCCTGCTTAAGAATACGCAGCTGCTGTAGCGAGCTTGAAAATAATGCACGCAAAAAACCGTCCGGATATACCAATGCCTTTTCCTTTCATGGTCTTGGCCTGTCCGAACGGTTTTTCTATATAATTTTCTTATTTCAGTCCTTCAGATATTCTATCGCAACAGCGGCCATCGTCCTCGACGCCAGCTTTATATATGCTTCATCCACCT is part of the [Clostridium] symbiosum genome and encodes:
- a CDS encoding transketolase C-terminal domain-containing protein; translated protein: MIKTTDNICPESMEMRKAFCESLIELAGEDRNVIVMDGDLMGAMGTKPFAGEFPEQTLDCGIQEANAVGVAAGMSAVGKIPFVHSFGPFISRRACDQVFMSGAYAKLNVKLVGSDPGITAQINGGTHMPFEDMGIMRGIPQMTIVEPTDITMLRSVMRQMKENYGMYYMRLVRKSCMKIYEAGSEFEIGKAVILREGRDATVIASGYCVAQALKAAEELEREGVYIRVIDMFTWKPVDEETIVNAAKETGAIVTAENHNVINGLGSAVAETVVKHSPVPIEMIGVQDQFGEVGDLDYLAGRFGLKSENIIEAVKKAMKRKQQSREKEWQ
- a CDS encoding transketolase, yielding MLNEKEAKELKLFSKTIQMYTMKTIGSLGVGHVGGSLSIADLLAVLYGKEMKFDSKNPEWEERDWLVCSKGHAGPAIYSALALKGYFPESELMTLNRPGTHLPSHCDRNLTTGIDMTTGSLGQGASTAAGVAYGMKLDGRENKVFLILGDGEIQEGQVWEMALFAAQRKLSNLIAFVDYNHIQLDGYTDDICSLGDIKAKFESFGWFAQDVNGHDVNEIQNAIEKAKSQNGRPSMIVLETEKGHGWSEIAGGINGHCPTVSPEQLKAALAEMQSDYEKIEEGLL
- a CDS encoding GntR family transcriptional regulator, with the translated sequence MKTQSSASLTEPVYDHILNLILNMELKPGDRIPEVAIAQELGVSRTPVRNALKQLENEGLVVIYPNRFVQVATYDDEMIQNLGIMRIAVDSMAVRLAIFRGSNEDFHRLRTLAEKCCMIDENAGRLERIRNDYLFHLQLSIIARNPVLEKYQSQFLRQMEVMLSYRFVEAMTASVTHLMIADAIEARDEELAVRLTATHLAEFYHLKENFPFLLKNTQLL